One genomic window of Sphingobacterium oryzagri includes the following:
- a CDS encoding FixH family protein: MNWGIKIIVGLGTFMLFIVGMGVYMVQKDTDSLEEINYYEKSLAYDQVYERKQNMLLDRAQPSIVLVGDTLRITFDKARNRGKLTFKRPADRQLDLAIPFSTQDSYYQLPLTTFVKGNWHLEIAWESGDRSYIFDQLLYF; the protein is encoded by the coding sequence ATGAATTGGGGTATAAAAATTATCGTTGGGTTAGGCACATTCATGCTATTTATCGTAGGAATGGGTGTTTACATGGTACAAAAAGATACCGATAGCCTGGAAGAAATCAATTACTATGAGAAGAGCTTAGCATACGATCAGGTGTATGAACGAAAGCAAAATATGTTGCTTGATCGTGCACAGCCGAGCATTGTGCTCGTCGGCGACACACTTCGAATTACGTTTGATAAAGCGCGTAACCGGGGTAAGCTAACGTTTAAGCGACCTGCAGATCGTCAGCTCGATCTCGCTATTCCATTTAGCACGCAAGATTCCTATTATCAGCTACCGTTGACGACCTTTGTAAAAGGAAATTGGCACTTGGAGATTGCCTGGGAAAGTGGTGACCGATCATATATTTTTGATCAACTCTTATATTTTTAA
- a CDS encoding TIGR01212 family radical SAM protein (This family includes YhcC from E. coli K-12, an uncharacterized radical SAM protein.), translating to MGTLLDSGVKPYNHYGAYLKEKYSGQRVFKVIVDGNFTCPNRDGSKGFGGCTYCNVDSFTPDTARKIPSIREQVENGIARARNSYGAEKFIIYFQPNTNTYAPTHLLKMMYDEALSIDPENTLGLSVGTRPDCLDFEKIALLESYTDRLDVDLEMGMESIYNDTLERINRGCSHDEFLSAMAMLRNTKLELCVHTIFGFPWESEEMMLRYAEEINKHPEIKFVKLHHLHIVEGSIMGVKYKREPFKLFTIEEYTDFLAKFIPLLRPDIVIQRVFGIADRELLIAPNWGFPKSKIQTHIDKGLESRGVKQGSLYFG from the coding sequence ATGGGTACATTATTAGACAGCGGTGTTAAGCCGTACAATCATTATGGCGCGTATTTAAAAGAAAAATATAGCGGACAGCGGGTATTTAAGGTAATTGTGGATGGGAATTTTACTTGCCCAAATCGTGATGGAAGCAAGGGCTTCGGCGGTTGTACCTATTGTAATGTTGATTCTTTTACGCCAGACACAGCGCGTAAAATTCCTTCGATCCGGGAGCAGGTGGAAAATGGCATAGCACGTGCACGAAACTCTTACGGCGCAGAGAAATTCATTATCTACTTTCAACCCAATACCAATACCTATGCACCGACACATTTGCTGAAAATGATGTATGATGAAGCGCTGAGCATTGATCCGGAAAATACACTTGGCCTCTCTGTAGGTACGAGGCCAGATTGTTTAGACTTCGAAAAGATTGCTTTACTAGAATCGTACACCGACCGTTTGGATGTTGATTTGGAAATGGGTATGGAGTCTATTTATAATGATACCTTAGAACGCATCAATAGGGGTTGCTCACACGACGAATTTCTATCAGCTATGGCGATGCTTCGGAATACTAAATTAGAGCTCTGTGTGCATACTATTTTCGGTTTTCCTTGGGAATCTGAGGAGATGATGCTACGTTATGCGGAAGAGATAAATAAACATCCTGAAATTAAATTTGTAAAATTACATCACTTACATATTGTCGAAGGTTCGATAATGGGGGTAAAGTATAAACGCGAACCTTTCAAACTCTTTACGATAGAAGAATACACTGATTTCTTAGCCAAATTTATCCCCTTGTTGCGTCCGGATATCGTTATTCAACGAGTTTTTGGTATAGCGGACAGGGAATTGTTAATCGCTCCTAATTGGGGTTTCCCGAAATCAAAAATCCAAACACATATCGATAAGGGATTGGAAAGTAGAGGCGTAAAACAAGGTAGTCTGTATTTCGGCTAA
- a CDS encoding pseudouridine synthase, whose translation MPFNNSRNSRDDNSKKGRSNSGSFGSKSGRPQQSSSKRSFGKSDADRADRNPNDKPFGKFDRREKNDHDRPYNKFEKGERRDTDRPFNKFEKRERKDTDRPFNKFDKGDRRDGERPFNKFEKNDRRDGDRPFNKFEKNDRRDGDRPFNKFEKNDRRDGDRPFSKFEKNDRRDGDRPFNKFEKNDRRDGDRPFNKFEKRERRDDSTNTGGRFTGGNDRERKPYGDNKRFEKSDRPFKKRFDENESGIKTFHPRKKAASAEPKDDGMIRLNRYISNAGVCSRRKADELIESGVVTVNGVVVTELGSKVDPAVDEIKYNGERLKREKMVYVLLNKPKDYITTTDDPQERRTVMHLIAKATKERIYPVGRLDRNTTGLLLLTNDGNLAEKLSHPRNNISKIYNVELNKNLTQGDFNKIQFGLELEDGVIKPDDLSYVMGGSKREIGIQIHSGKNRIVRRIFESLGYEVVKLDRVVYANLTKKDLTRGRWRYLEERELIQLKHLMK comes from the coding sequence ATGCCATTCAACAATAGCAGGAACAGTCGTGATGACAACTCCAAAAAAGGTAGAAGCAACTCAGGAAGCTTCGGGTCAAAGAGTGGTCGTCCTCAACAGTCATCATCAAAAAGAAGTTTTGGTAAATCTGATGCCGATCGTGCAGACAGAAATCCGAACGATAAACCTTTTGGTAAATTCGATAGACGAGAAAAGAACGACCACGATCGTCCGTACAACAAATTCGAAAAAGGAGAAAGAAGAGATACTGACCGTCCCTTCAATAAATTTGAGAAACGGGAAAGAAAAGACACTGACCGACCTTTTAACAAATTTGATAAAGGAGATCGACGCGATGGCGAACGTCCTTTTAACAAGTTTGAAAAGAATGACAGAAGGGATGGTGATCGCCCATTCAACAAGTTTGAAAAGAATGATAGACGCGACGGTGATCGCCCATTCAACAAGTTTGAAAAGAATGATAGACGTGACGGTGATCGCCCATTCAGCAAATTTGAAAAGAACGATAGACGCGATGGTGATCGCCCATTCAACAAATTTGAAAAGAACGATAGACGCGATGGTGATCGCCCGTTCAACAAATTTGAAAAACGCGAAAGACGGGACGATAGCACCAATACAGGTGGCCGTTTTACCGGTGGCAATGACCGCGAAAGAAAGCCATATGGCGATAACAAACGGTTTGAAAAATCAGATCGTCCGTTTAAAAAACGTTTTGATGAAAATGAAAGCGGCATAAAAACATTTCACCCAAGAAAGAAAGCAGCATCAGCCGAGCCGAAAGACGATGGTATGATTCGTTTAAACCGTTACATCTCGAATGCAGGCGTATGTTCTCGCAGAAAAGCAGATGAGTTGATCGAGTCAGGTGTGGTTACTGTAAATGGTGTAGTCGTCACCGAGTTGGGCTCTAAAGTTGATCCTGCGGTCGATGAAATCAAATACAATGGCGAACGCCTTAAGCGTGAAAAAATGGTTTATGTGCTATTGAATAAACCAAAAGATTACATTACCACCACTGATGATCCGCAGGAGCGCCGTACGGTTATGCACCTGATCGCGAAAGCAACGAAGGAAAGAATTTACCCGGTCGGTCGCTTAGATCGTAACACGACAGGCTTATTGCTACTGACAAACGATGGCAATCTCGCAGAGAAACTTTCGCATCCGCGTAATAATATCAGCAAAATATATAACGTTGAATTGAACAAAAACCTTACGCAAGGTGATTTCAATAAGATACAATTTGGCCTTGAACTGGAAGATGGCGTAATCAAACCAGATGACTTAAGCTACGTGATGGGCGGTAGTAAACGAGAAATCGGTATACAGATTCACTCCGGCAAAAACCGTATCGTGAGACGTATTTTCGAATCGTTAGGCTATGAAGTCGTTAAACTGGATCGCGTTGTCTATGCGAATCTTACCAAAAAAGATTTGACTCGCGGCCGGTGGAGATACCTGGAAGAGCGTGAGCTTATTCAGCTAAAACACTTAATGAAATAA
- the ccoS gene encoding cbb3-type cytochrome oxidase assembly protein CcoS, with translation MNIIFFLIGCSIFIALIFLIAFFWATRTGQHDDTYTPSVRILFDDEVSDVACEGRSKKVPDKVTDQAEFLGRDNFKHIISSPCTEKMVYPLRHEIDS, from the coding sequence ATGAATATTATATTTTTTCTAATCGGCTGTAGTATATTTATCGCGTTGATATTTTTGATAGCCTTTTTTTGGGCTACGCGTACGGGTCAGCACGACGATACCTATACGCCATCGGTGCGTATTTTGTTTGATGATGAAGTGTCGGATGTTGCGTGTGAAGGAAGGAGTAAAAAGGTTCCGGACAAAGTAACGGATCAAGCTGAATTCTTGGGGAGAGATAATTTTAAGCATATAATTTCATCACCCTGTACAGAAAAAATGGTGTATCCCTTACGCCACGAAATAGACTCCTAA
- a CDS encoding nucleoside triphosphate pyrophosphohydrolase family protein, with product MTDPKTLTSVAEFHKTFQHPILEEPTIPSQARCDLRVALIAEELKELQEAIENKDIVEIADALCDIQYVLAGAVLEFGLKDKFNSLFEEVQRSNMSKACQNEEEAKATQAHYLTKGVASYYKEVDGLYLVFREGDDKTLKSINYSPADLKSLL from the coding sequence ATGACAGATCCGAAAACATTAACGTCCGTAGCTGAATTTCATAAAACATTTCAACATCCAATCTTGGAAGAACCAACCATCCCCTCCCAGGCACGTTGTGATCTTCGCGTTGCCTTAATCGCCGAAGAGTTGAAAGAGTTACAGGAAGCTATCGAAAATAAAGATATCGTGGAAATCGCCGATGCGCTATGTGACATTCAATACGTGTTAGCTGGAGCGGTGTTGGAATTTGGATTGAAAGATAAATTTAATAGCTTATTTGAAGAAGTACAACGCTCGAATATGAGCAAAGCTTGCCAAAACGAAGAAGAAGCTAAGGCGACGCAAGCACATTACTTGACGAAAGGTGTTGCCTCTTATTATAAAGAAGTGGATGGACTGTATTTGGTATTCCGCGAAGGCGACGACAAAACCTTGAAATCGATCAATTATTCGCCTGCCGATCTGAAATCACTTTTATAA
- the ccoN gene encoding cytochrome-c oxidase, cbb3-type subunit I yields MQLEQFNYDNRIVRDFGVATIIWGLVGMSIGLLVATQLIWPEMNFLTQYSTFGRVRPVHTNAVIFAFVGNAIFMGVYYSLQRVLKARMFSDLLSKIHFWGWQLVIVASAVTLPLGLTSSHEYAEMEWPIDIAITLIWVVFGINMFGTIIKRRERHMYVAVWFYIATFVTVAVLHIVNSIQLPVSFWKSYYVYAGVQDALVQWWYGHNAVAFFLTTPYLGMMYYFLPKMANRPVYSYKLSILHFWSLIFIYIWAGPHHLLYTSLPTWVQSLGVVFSIMLIAPSWGGMINGLLTLRGAWDKVRTEPMLKFMVVALTSYGMATFEGPMLSLKQVNAIAHFTDWIVAHVHVGALGWNGFMTFAILYYLIPRIYKTSLYSKKLANAHFWIGTLGILFYAIPMYWAAVVQGLMWKEFTPEGVLKYPNFLATTLEIIPMHMMRAVGGALYLSGAIIMTYNLVKTIKAGKLLANEAAEAPALHPVVTQERAQHRRLERKPILFMVLALLAILIGGIVEMIPTFTVSSNVPKIAAVKPYTALELQGRDLYIREGCVNCHSQTVRPFRSETSRYGEYSKAGEFIYDRPFLWGSKRTGPDLHRVGGKYPNKWHFDHLLDPTITSPGSIMPAYPWLIDQTLDNSLLEDKMRAMQILGVPYSDTEINEAMTALEKQAGEIAKDLSANQVEIRTDKEIVAMIAYLQRLGTDIKAAPSAEEAALVQP; encoded by the coding sequence ATGCAGTTAGAGCAATTTAATTATGACAACAGGATTGTGCGCGACTTTGGCGTCGCAACCATCATCTGGGGCCTGGTGGGCATGTCCATTGGTTTACTCGTGGCCACACAGCTAATCTGGCCCGAGATGAATTTCCTAACCCAGTACAGTACATTTGGCAGGGTTCGCCCCGTGCATACCAATGCCGTTATTTTTGCATTCGTCGGCAATGCAATTTTTATGGGCGTTTATTACTCGTTGCAACGGGTATTAAAGGCGCGTATGTTTAGCGATCTATTGAGCAAAATCCACTTTTGGGGATGGCAACTCGTGATCGTTGCTTCGGCTGTTACATTACCTTTGGGGCTAACTTCCTCCCACGAATATGCAGAGATGGAATGGCCTATAGATATTGCCATAACGCTGATATGGGTGGTCTTCGGCATTAATATGTTTGGCACGATTATCAAACGCCGCGAGCGACATATGTATGTCGCTGTATGGTTTTACATCGCAACGTTTGTTACCGTTGCCGTGTTGCATATCGTCAATTCTATCCAGCTACCAGTGAGCTTTTGGAAGAGTTATTATGTATACGCAGGCGTTCAAGATGCACTAGTACAGTGGTGGTACGGACACAATGCTGTGGCGTTTTTCCTTACCACACCATACTTAGGAATGATGTATTATTTCCTTCCTAAAATGGCCAATCGTCCGGTATATTCCTACAAATTAAGTATTCTGCACTTTTGGTCGCTTATATTTATCTACATCTGGGCCGGACCACACCATCTATTATATACGTCATTACCTACCTGGGTACAATCGTTAGGCGTTGTATTTTCTATTATGCTTATCGCACCGAGCTGGGGCGGAATGATCAACGGCTTACTGACGCTGCGTGGAGCCTGGGATAAAGTGCGTACAGAGCCTATGCTAAAGTTTATGGTCGTAGCGCTGACAAGTTACGGTATGGCTACGTTTGAAGGCCCTATGCTTTCTTTAAAACAAGTTAATGCCATTGCCCATTTTACCGATTGGATAGTTGCACACGTACACGTTGGCGCGTTAGGCTGGAATGGTTTTATGACTTTCGCTATACTCTATTACCTCATTCCCCGAATATATAAAACATCCCTGTATTCCAAAAAGTTGGCCAATGCTCACTTTTGGATCGGCACGCTCGGTATCCTCTTTTATGCGATACCGATGTATTGGGCCGCGGTAGTACAGGGCTTGATGTGGAAGGAATTTACACCAGAAGGCGTGCTGAAATATCCTAACTTTTTAGCGACGACCTTAGAAATTATTCCGATGCATATGATGCGCGCTGTAGGAGGTGCACTTTACCTTTCTGGGGCCATCATCATGACATACAACTTGGTGAAAACGATCAAAGCCGGCAAATTGCTCGCAAACGAAGCGGCCGAAGCGCCAGCATTACATCCTGTCGTTACACAAGAGCGTGCGCAACATAGACGGTTAGAGCGTAAACCCATCTTATTTATGGTACTCGCGCTACTAGCTATTTTAATTGGCGGCATTGTCGAGATGATTCCGACGTTTACCGTAAGCAGTAATGTTCCCAAAATAGCAGCCGTCAAACCATACACTGCGCTGGAGTTGCAAGGGCGTGATCTCTATATTCGAGAAGGGTGCGTCAACTGTCATTCACAAACAGTTCGTCCGTTTCGTTCGGAAACATCCCGCTATGGCGAATACAGCAAAGCCGGCGAATTTATTTACGACAGACCATTTTTATGGGGCTCCAAACGCACCGGTCCCGATCTACATCGTGTAGGTGGTAAATATCCGAATAAGTGGCATTTTGATCATTTGCTCGATCCGACAATTACTTCGCCAGGGAGCATCATGCCTGCTTACCCGTGGTTGATCGATCAAACACTCGATAACAGCTTGCTGGAGGATAAGATGCGTGCCATGCAGATCTTAGGTGTGCCTTACAGTGATACGGAAATCAACGAAGCGATGACTGCGCTCGAAAAGCAAGCTGGCGAAATAGCTAAAGATTTATCGGCCAACCAGGTAGAAATTCGCACCGATAAAGAGATTGTCGCTATGATTGCTTATTTGCAACGCCTAGGTACAGATATTAAAGCAGCGCCGTCTGCCGAAGAGGCAGCTCTTGTTCAACCATAA
- a CDS encoding ISAon1 family transposase, translated as MDNYPISAHLLALLFQLDGKQLQDQYKNHLSDFHDWDQKLHAEDWTVFTGNISERLSIDETSFSNGELYTIVSSKTAKGKKGTILATIKGTKAEDIIAVLERIPLKLRNKVREVTMDMAPNMAKAIRRCFMNARRVIDRFHVQKLVYDAVQELRIKYRWEVLDEESKQIASARKKGILYDPEVLPNGDTIKQLLARSRYLLFKHPSNWTVSQKHRAELLFLRFPLLKKAYGLGVALGDIFNKCKDKQLAFTKLGLWHNQVENSGIPSFESVARSIAAHHTDILHYFDNRSTNASAESFNAKLKAFRSLFRGVRDTPFFLYRVMKLYA; from the coding sequence TTGGATAACTATCCTATCAGTGCCCATCTTTTGGCACTGCTGTTTCAGTTGGATGGCAAACAGCTTCAGGATCAGTACAAAAACCATTTAAGCGACTTTCATGATTGGGATCAGAAACTTCATGCAGAAGACTGGACGGTATTTACAGGAAACATATCCGAACGACTCAGTATCGACGAGACCAGTTTCAGCAATGGTGAACTGTATACGATCGTAAGCAGCAAGACTGCCAAGGGAAAGAAAGGAACCATCCTGGCCACGATTAAAGGAACAAAAGCAGAAGATATCATCGCGGTATTGGAGCGTATTCCGCTTAAGCTGAGGAACAAAGTCCGGGAAGTAACAATGGATATGGCTCCCAATATGGCCAAGGCTATCCGCAGGTGTTTTATGAATGCCCGAAGGGTCATTGACAGATTTCATGTGCAGAAACTTGTTTACGATGCTGTTCAGGAACTTCGTATAAAGTATCGTTGGGAAGTGTTGGATGAGGAAAGTAAACAGATCGCCAGCGCACGTAAAAAAGGTATTCTCTATGATCCTGAAGTACTACCTAATGGTGATACAATCAAACAGTTGCTGGCAAGATCAAGATATTTGTTATTCAAGCATCCTTCCAATTGGACTGTAAGTCAAAAGCACCGCGCAGAGCTTTTATTTCTGCGATTTCCCTTGTTAAAAAAGGCATACGGTCTTGGGGTGGCACTAGGGGACATCTTTAACAAATGCAAGGATAAGCAGCTGGCTTTTACCAAGCTTGGCCTATGGCACAATCAAGTAGAAAATTCTGGTATACCATCTTTTGAGAGTGTTGCCCGATCGATAGCTGCACACCATACCGATATACTCCACTATTTTGACAACAGAAGTACCAATGCTTCAGCGGAGTCTTTTAATGCCAAATTAAAGGCATTTAGGAGTCTATTTCGTGGCGTAAGGGATACACCATTTTTTCTGTACAGGGTGATGAAATTATATGCTTAA
- the ccoG gene encoding cytochrome c oxidase accessory protein CcoG yields the protein METAVNNQVKPRLTNVREKRKWIYAKKPGGRLFRYRQWVGYSLLLFLFTAPFIKINGNPFLMFNIIERKFAIFGQLFYPQDLYIFVFGMLIFMVCIVLFTAVYGRIWCGWTCPQTIFMELLFRRIEYLIEGDWQQQRKLNEGRDTDVRAWKKLLKHSIFFLLSFLIANIFLAYIIGADQLYKIIIDPIDEHLIGFTALIIFTLVFYAVFAHVREIVCTTICPYGRLQSVLLDEQSITVAYDADRGEPRGKVKREAGAVGDCIDCKLCVNVCPTGIDIRNGLQMECISCTACIDACDAVMDKLQKPKRLIGFYAMGEITEKSTFKKRHTRTIAYSAVLVILTAVFAVLLFNRAAIDGRLLRANGSSYQVREDGLVSNLYTLELINKAGHELAFDIRSADESITLQRINPVKILKKDGAASLSFFLLMDKNKVSSYKQNVAVEITAEGKVVARLKTTFIAPVKLK from the coding sequence ATGGAAACAGCGGTTAATAATCAAGTGAAGCCTCGACTAACCAACGTCCGGGAAAAGCGCAAGTGGATCTATGCGAAGAAACCTGGCGGCAGGTTGTTTCGCTACCGGCAATGGGTAGGGTACAGCTTGCTGCTGTTTCTATTTACCGCACCGTTTATAAAGATCAATGGCAATCCGTTTTTGATGTTTAATATCATCGAACGCAAGTTTGCGATATTTGGTCAGCTTTTTTATCCGCAAGACCTGTACATTTTTGTCTTTGGTATGCTGATTTTCATGGTGTGCATTGTCTTGTTTACCGCCGTTTATGGGCGCATATGGTGCGGATGGACTTGTCCGCAGACGATATTTATGGAGTTGCTGTTCCGAAGGATAGAATACCTTATCGAAGGCGATTGGCAACAGCAACGAAAGCTAAACGAAGGGCGAGATACCGATGTCAGAGCCTGGAAGAAATTGTTGAAGCACAGTATATTTTTCTTGTTATCGTTTTTGATAGCTAATATCTTTTTGGCGTATATCATTGGCGCAGATCAGCTCTATAAAATCATTATTGACCCGATAGATGAACACCTCATCGGGTTTACGGCTCTAATCATCTTTACGTTGGTGTTCTATGCGGTGTTTGCCCACGTACGGGAAATTGTTTGCACCACGATCTGTCCATATGGTCGGCTACAGAGTGTCTTGCTGGATGAGCAAAGTATCACGGTGGCTTACGATGCTGATCGCGGAGAACCGCGAGGAAAGGTAAAGCGCGAAGCAGGAGCTGTGGGCGACTGCATAGACTGTAAATTGTGCGTAAATGTTTGTCCTACCGGGATTGACATTCGCAACGGACTGCAAATGGAATGTATAAGCTGCACCGCTTGTATAGACGCTTGTGATGCCGTGATGGATAAACTTCAGAAGCCAAAACGGCTTATCGGTTTCTACGCGATGGGGGAGATTACTGAAAAATCGACATTTAAAAAGCGGCATACACGAACGATTGCCTATTCTGCCGTGCTGGTTATCTTAACCGCTGTATTTGCTGTGCTGTTGTTTAACCGTGCTGCAATTGATGGTCGTTTGCTGCGTGCAAATGGTTCCAGCTATCAGGTGCGCGAAGATGGTCTGGTAAGCAATCTCTACACGTTGGAGTTAATCAATAAAGCCGGGCACGAGCTTGCGTTTGACATTCGTTCGGCCGATGAATCGATAACGTTGCAGCGTATAAATCCTGTTAAGATTCTAAAAAAAGACGGGGCAGCGTCGTTAAGTTTCTTCTTGTTGATGGATAAAAATAAGGTATCAAGCTATAAACAAAATGTTGCCGTAGAGATTACGGCGGAAGGCAAAGTAGTCGCGCGTTTAAAAACTACTTTTATAGCGCCCGTTAAGTTAAAATAA
- a CDS encoding ISAon1 family transposase N-terminal region protein, with product MQDAERKLLALLMPEGLLDYFDIMDVRQVNKELHIHLEEKNLVPAGYQDSKLASKGFMPVSQIKDFPIRGQKVTLHIKRRRWTVLDTQQIITRDWDLAYKGARMTTEFGLFLKGIFG from the coding sequence TTGCAAGACGCTGAACGTAAACTACTGGCTTTATTGATGCCCGAAGGGCTGTTGGATTATTTCGATATTATGGATGTTAGACAGGTAAACAAGGAACTCCATATTCATCTGGAGGAAAAGAACCTTGTTCCTGCCGGTTATCAAGACAGTAAACTGGCCTCCAAAGGCTTTATGCCCGTTTCGCAAATCAAAGACTTTCCCATTCGTGGCCAGAAAGTTACCTTGCATATCAAACGCAGAAGATGGACCGTGCTAGATACCCAACAGATCATTACCAGAGATTGGGATCTTGCTTACAAAGGTGCTCGGATGACTACGGAATTCGGGCTTTTTTTAAAGGGGATATTTGGATAA
- a CDS encoding lytic transglycosylase domain-containing protein — MLLSKLYTNANSSAKKDPIKKALLEQVEKKKKAMVLSPEKQKEAYYSSIKFANKRVPLQNHSVETKFERYLATFSYRKQQSYAMHSKAEKHLPKIASILKSYGIPEDFKYIPLIESDMNPQITSHRGAGGYWQFMPSTARLYGLKVHGKFDERKDLIKSTHAAARYLKSLYSEFNDWTLVAAAYNVGGGSLKAAIRRQGTDDYYKLRLNQETGSYIYKLVSVKQVIENPNKHGYKRYAKLDDKYQSINEQNLL, encoded by the coding sequence ATGCTACTGTCCAAACTATATACAAACGCAAATTCTTCGGCTAAGAAAGACCCGATAAAAAAGGCCCTTCTTGAGCAAGTAGAGAAAAAGAAAAAGGCGATGGTGTTATCGCCTGAAAAGCAAAAGGAAGCTTACTACAGCTCCATCAAATTTGCCAACAAAAGGGTTCCGCTACAAAACCACAGTGTAGAAACCAAGTTCGAAAGATATTTGGCAACATTTTCTTACCGCAAGCAGCAATCTTACGCCATGCATAGCAAAGCGGAAAAACATCTTCCCAAAATAGCTTCTATTTTAAAGTCGTATGGGATACCTGAGGATTTTAAGTACATACCGCTCATTGAAAGTGATATGAACCCACAAATTACTTCACATCGAGGTGCTGGCGGATACTGGCAGTTTATGCCATCTACCGCACGTCTTTACGGATTAAAAGTACATGGTAAGTTTGACGAACGTAAAGATCTAATCAAGTCAACCCATGCAGCAGCACGTTACCTCAAGAGCTTATACAGCGAGTTTAATGATTGGACACTAGTTGCTGCAGCATATAACGTCGGCGGAGGCAGCCTAAAAGCCGCTATACGTCGCCAAGGTACAGATGACTATTATAAATTGCGATTAAACCAAGAGACAGGTTCGTACATTTACAAGTTAGTGTCTGTTAAACAGGTGATAGAAAACCCAAACAAGCACGGCTACAAGCGCTATGCTAAGTTAGACGATAAGTATCAAAGTATAAACGAGCAAAACTTGCTTTAA
- a CDS encoding cbb3-type cytochrome c oxidase N-terminal domain-containing protein, with protein MMNTLLLTVDTTATNAEWIFGSGNIYNDVLIVALIVVMLAVLSAALVVQQALKSIIKLTMPALAAAEEQRKAKKTDWQGLWNKLLSLRPMEEEKDLEIDHEYDGIKELNNPIPAWFNALFYSTMAFGVVYLMVYHVFGWGLNQDQEYRQEVALAEKAKQEYLAQAANLIDESSITIDETGTLAAAGKAIFAANCVACHGNAGEGGIGPNLTDDYWLHGADIKDVFKVVKYGVPAKGMVPWEQTLTPGQIAEVSNYILSLHGSHPANAKEPQGEKVSSEIEVSTDAVKTEI; from the coding sequence ATGATGAACACCTTACTTTTAACTGTAGACACTACGGCCACAAATGCCGAATGGATTTTTGGATCGGGCAATATCTATAACGATGTGCTGATTGTAGCACTCATCGTCGTGATGCTGGCGGTACTTTCAGCCGCATTGGTTGTGCAACAGGCGCTCAAATCGATTATTAAATTAACGATGCCGGCGCTCGCAGCAGCCGAAGAGCAACGAAAAGCAAAAAAGACGGATTGGCAAGGGCTATGGAACAAGCTGTTAAGTTTGCGCCCGATGGAAGAAGAAAAAGACTTGGAAATTGACCATGAATATGATGGTATCAAAGAACTCAATAATCCAATACCGGCATGGTTTAACGCATTATTTTATTCGACAATGGCTTTCGGGGTTGTTTACCTCATGGTGTATCATGTGTTTGGCTGGGGACTAAATCAAGATCAGGAATATCGTCAGGAAGTTGCATTGGCCGAGAAGGCTAAGCAAGAATACCTTGCACAGGCGGCGAATCTAATCGACGAGTCGTCTATCACGATCGATGAAACCGGCACTTTGGCTGCAGCCGGCAAAGCTATCTTTGCAGCAAATTGTGTCGCTTGCCATGGAAATGCCGGAGAGGGCGGTATTGGTCCGAACCTGACGGACGACTACTGGCTGCATGGAGCAGACATCAAAGATGTTTTTAAGGTCGTTAAATACGGTGTTCCCGCAAAAGGTATGGTTCCTTGGGAGCAGACACTTACGCCAGGTCAAATTGCCGAAGTAAGTAACTACATCCTAAGCTTGCACGGTAGCCATCCGGCTAACGCGAAAGAGCCACAAGGCGAAAAGGTTAGCAGCGAAATAGAAGTAAGCACAGACGCTGTAAAAACGGAAATCTAA